A DNA window from Oncorhynchus tshawytscha isolate Ot180627B linkage group LG13, Otsh_v2.0, whole genome shotgun sequence contains the following coding sequences:
- the LOC112266614 gene encoding phosphatidylinositol 4-phosphate 5-kinase type-1 alpha isoform X1 yields MATAGTVHSGPASSTVGSTGTQKIASLEVLGSSGSSQTIKKTIGHRGLDPTGETTYKKTTSSALKGAIQLGITHTVGSLSQKPERDVLMQDFEVVESIFFPSEGSNLTPGHHYSDFRFKTYAPIAFRYFREMFGIRPDDYLYSLCNEELIELSNSGASGSLFYVSSDDEFIIKTVQHKEAEFLQKLLPGYFMNLNQNKRTLLPKFYGLYCIQAGGKNIRIVVMNNLLPRAVRMHLKYDMKGSTYKRRASAKERERAVPTFKDLDFIQDLPDGLLLEPDNYNALSKTIQRDCLLLQSFKIMDYSMLVGIHNLEQAARERAGEEVADQRPPPSQGQKSLYCTAIEAIQGEAHGKGAVDTEDNMGGIPARNSKGKRMLVYIGIIDILQSYRFVKKIEHSWKALVHDGDTVSVHRPGFYADRFQKFMCNTVFKKIPLKTSPSKKNRVGTQGGLRRANTASSRPFPFPQPSSSSSLGVPHSQSTETEGVSMVQSGCPDIPPNTPTHDVVTSNSVETTLFNSLLGSSKLATTAPSVRSVGEEVHEAASTEDTSTPKSFEAVTSVSSVDECIGGCDVISLSDIVPQTSSCY; encoded by the exons ATGGCCACAGCCGGAACAGTTCATTCAGGTCCAGCGAGTTCCACTG tagGCTCAACTGGGACTCAGAAGATAGCTTCTTTAGAG GTTCTAGGGTCCTCAGGCTCGTCTCAAACTATAAAGAAGACTATTGGCCACCGTGGGCTTGACCCCACTGGGGAGACCACCTACAAGAAG ACTACCTCGTCTGCCCTGAAAGGTGCCATCCAGTTGGgcatcacacacacagtgggcagCCTGAGCCAAAAACCTGAGAGAGATGTACTCATGCAGGACTTTGAAGTGGTGGAGAGCATCTTTTTCCCCAG TGAGGGCAGTAACCTGACCCCAGGCCACCACTACAGTGACTTCAGGTTCAAGACCTACGCTCCCATCGCCTTCCGCTACTTCAGGGAGATGTTTGGTATCCGACCAGACGATTACCTG TACTCTCTGTGTAACGAGGAACTGATTGAGCTGTCCAACTCTGGAGCCAGCGGATCTCTGTTCTACGTCTCCAGCGATGACGAGTTCATCATTAAGACTGTGCAGCACAAAGAGGCTGAGTTCTTACAGAAACTATTGCCTGGCTACTTCATG AACCTGAACCAGAACAAGCGAACCTTGCTGCCAAAGTTCTACGGTCTCTACTGCATTCAGGCAGGGGGAAAGAACATCCGCATTGTTGTCATGAACAACCTGCTCCCGCGCGCCGTGCGCATGCACCTCAAGTACGACATGAAGGGCTCCACCTATAAGAGACGAGCCTCGGCCAAGGAGCGAGAAAGGGCTGTGCCCACGTTCAAGGATCTGGACTTCATCCAGGACCTTCCCGATGGTCTTCTGTTGGAACCAGACAATTACAACGCCCTCAGCAAGACCATCCAGAGAGACTGcctg CTGCTACAGAGCTTTAAGATCATGGACTACAGCATGCTGGTGGGGATCCACAACCTGGAGCAGGCGGCCCGGGAGCGGGCTGGAGAGGAGGTGGCCGACCAGAGGCCCCCACCGTCTCAGGGCCAAAAGTCCCTCTACTGCACTGCCATAGAGGCCATCCAAGGAGAGGCGCACGGCAAGGGAGCAGTGGACACTGAGGACAA CATGGGAGGTATTCCAGCACGCAATTCCAAGGGCAAGAGGATGCTGGTGTACATTGGTATAATCGACATTCTGCAGTCCTACAG GTTTGTGAAGAAGATCGAGCACTCCTGGAAAGCTCTGGTCCATGATGGG GATACAGTGTCAGTGCACAGACCAGGTTTCTACGCTGACCGCTTTCAGAAATTCATGTGCAACACAGTCTTCAAGAAGATTCCAT TGAAGACATCCCCGTCAAAGAAGAACCGAGTGGGGACCCAGGGAGGCTTACGGAGGGCCAACACTGCAAGCTCCAGACCCTTTCCATTCCCCCAgcccagcagtagcagcagcctaGGAGTCCCACACTCCCAAAGTACAGAGACTGAGGGAGTCAGCA TGGTGCAGTCAGGATGCCCTGACATACCACCAAATACACCCACACATGATGTTGTCACCAGTAACTCTGTTGAAACAACCCTCTTCAATTCCTTGTTGGGAAGCTCGAAGCTCGCTACCACAGCTCCCTCTGTCAG ATCTGTGGGAGAGGAGGTCCATGAGGCAGCCAGTACAGAGGACACTAGCACCCCCAAAAG TTTTGAAGCAGTGACCTCAGTGTCGTCAGTTGATGAGTGCATCGGTGGATGTGACGTCATCTCACTCAGTGACATAGTTCCTCAGACAAGCAGCTGTTAT
- the LOC112266614 gene encoding phosphatidylinositol 4-phosphate 5-kinase type-1 alpha isoform X2, translating to MATAGTVHSGPASSTGSTGTQKIASLEVLGSSGSSQTIKKTIGHRGLDPTGETTYKKTTSSALKGAIQLGITHTVGSLSQKPERDVLMQDFEVVESIFFPSEGSNLTPGHHYSDFRFKTYAPIAFRYFREMFGIRPDDYLYSLCNEELIELSNSGASGSLFYVSSDDEFIIKTVQHKEAEFLQKLLPGYFMNLNQNKRTLLPKFYGLYCIQAGGKNIRIVVMNNLLPRAVRMHLKYDMKGSTYKRRASAKERERAVPTFKDLDFIQDLPDGLLLEPDNYNALSKTIQRDCLLLQSFKIMDYSMLVGIHNLEQAARERAGEEVADQRPPPSQGQKSLYCTAIEAIQGEAHGKGAVDTEDNMGGIPARNSKGKRMLVYIGIIDILQSYRFVKKIEHSWKALVHDGDTVSVHRPGFYADRFQKFMCNTVFKKIPLKTSPSKKNRVGTQGGLRRANTASSRPFPFPQPSSSSSLGVPHSQSTETEGVSMVQSGCPDIPPNTPTHDVVTSNSVETTLFNSLLGSSKLATTAPSVRSVGEEVHEAASTEDTSTPKSFEAVTSVSSVDECIGGCDVISLSDIVPQTSSCY from the exons ATGGCCACAGCCGGAACAGTTCATTCAGGTCCAGCGAGTTCCACTG GCTCAACTGGGACTCAGAAGATAGCTTCTTTAGAG GTTCTAGGGTCCTCAGGCTCGTCTCAAACTATAAAGAAGACTATTGGCCACCGTGGGCTTGACCCCACTGGGGAGACCACCTACAAGAAG ACTACCTCGTCTGCCCTGAAAGGTGCCATCCAGTTGGgcatcacacacacagtgggcagCCTGAGCCAAAAACCTGAGAGAGATGTACTCATGCAGGACTTTGAAGTGGTGGAGAGCATCTTTTTCCCCAG TGAGGGCAGTAACCTGACCCCAGGCCACCACTACAGTGACTTCAGGTTCAAGACCTACGCTCCCATCGCCTTCCGCTACTTCAGGGAGATGTTTGGTATCCGACCAGACGATTACCTG TACTCTCTGTGTAACGAGGAACTGATTGAGCTGTCCAACTCTGGAGCCAGCGGATCTCTGTTCTACGTCTCCAGCGATGACGAGTTCATCATTAAGACTGTGCAGCACAAAGAGGCTGAGTTCTTACAGAAACTATTGCCTGGCTACTTCATG AACCTGAACCAGAACAAGCGAACCTTGCTGCCAAAGTTCTACGGTCTCTACTGCATTCAGGCAGGGGGAAAGAACATCCGCATTGTTGTCATGAACAACCTGCTCCCGCGCGCCGTGCGCATGCACCTCAAGTACGACATGAAGGGCTCCACCTATAAGAGACGAGCCTCGGCCAAGGAGCGAGAAAGGGCTGTGCCCACGTTCAAGGATCTGGACTTCATCCAGGACCTTCCCGATGGTCTTCTGTTGGAACCAGACAATTACAACGCCCTCAGCAAGACCATCCAGAGAGACTGcctg CTGCTACAGAGCTTTAAGATCATGGACTACAGCATGCTGGTGGGGATCCACAACCTGGAGCAGGCGGCCCGGGAGCGGGCTGGAGAGGAGGTGGCCGACCAGAGGCCCCCACCGTCTCAGGGCCAAAAGTCCCTCTACTGCACTGCCATAGAGGCCATCCAAGGAGAGGCGCACGGCAAGGGAGCAGTGGACACTGAGGACAA CATGGGAGGTATTCCAGCACGCAATTCCAAGGGCAAGAGGATGCTGGTGTACATTGGTATAATCGACATTCTGCAGTCCTACAG GTTTGTGAAGAAGATCGAGCACTCCTGGAAAGCTCTGGTCCATGATGGG GATACAGTGTCAGTGCACAGACCAGGTTTCTACGCTGACCGCTTTCAGAAATTCATGTGCAACACAGTCTTCAAGAAGATTCCAT TGAAGACATCCCCGTCAAAGAAGAACCGAGTGGGGACCCAGGGAGGCTTACGGAGGGCCAACACTGCAAGCTCCAGACCCTTTCCATTCCCCCAgcccagcagtagcagcagcctaGGAGTCCCACACTCCCAAAGTACAGAGACTGAGGGAGTCAGCA TGGTGCAGTCAGGATGCCCTGACATACCACCAAATACACCCACACATGATGTTGTCACCAGTAACTCTGTTGAAACAACCCTCTTCAATTCCTTGTTGGGAAGCTCGAAGCTCGCTACCACAGCTCCCTCTGTCAG ATCTGTGGGAGAGGAGGTCCATGAGGCAGCCAGTACAGAGGACACTAGCACCCCCAAAAG TTTTGAAGCAGTGACCTCAGTGTCGTCAGTTGATGAGTGCATCGGTGGATGTGACGTCATCTCACTCAGTGACATAGTTCCTCAGACAAGCAGCTGTTAT